The sequence below is a genomic window from Phoenix dactylifera cultivar Barhee BC4 chromosome 8, palm_55x_up_171113_PBpolish2nd_filt_p, whole genome shotgun sequence.
TGCTGCCTTCATCCTGGATCGCTCGTGCGCCCGCGATGCACGCCGCATCCCACGCCCTCTCTCTTTCGAACCATCTCTGTTTTCCCTCTCCCGTCGTCTCTCCTTCAATCCATCATGGCGTCAGCTACAGAGGAAGAAGCAAGCAAGCTCCGGGTTTTCTTCATCCCCTTCTTCGCCTCGGGCCACATGATCCCCATGACCGACCTCGCCCGCCTCTTCGCCGGTCGCCCTGGCGTGGAGCCCACCATCGTGGTTACCCCCGCCAACGCCGCCCTCATCCGCCCCACCCTCGACCGCTCCGCCGCCGACGGCCGCCCCGTCCGCCTCCTCCTCTACCCCTTCCCTTCCGTCGGCCTCCCCCCTGGCGTTGAGAACCTCAGCACCGCTACAGCCTCCGAGGCCTGGCGCGTCTACAAGGCCGTCGACCTAGCCCAAGAGGCCCACGaccagctcctccgccatcatCACCCCGACGCCATCGTCGCCGACGTCCCCTTGTGGTGGACCACCCCTATCGCCGCCGACCTGGGCATCCCCCGCGTCACCTTCCACGCCGTCGGCGTCTTCCCCCAGTTAGCCATGAACAACCTTACCAAGATCCGATCCAAGATTCGAGAAGTCGAGAACGGAAGCGAACAGATCGCGGTCCCGGACTtcccgggcccaccgatcacgATCCCCATGTCGGAGCTGCCGGAGTTCCTCCGGTCGCCGGACCACCTCACCGAGGCGTGGGACCGGCTGAAGGAGGCGCAGCTGGAGAGCTACGGCGTGGTGGTGAACACCTTCCACGAACTTGAGCCCGAGTATTGCGACCTCTTCCGGAAGGTGGACTGCAAGCGGGCCTGGTTCGTGGGCCCCGTCGCGCTGTCGTACGGGGAGGGCGCCAAGGAGCGGGGCGGCGGGGGGACGGCCGCGGAGGGCGGGAACCGGTGCCTCAAGTGGCTGGACACCAAGGAAGAGGGTTCGGTGGCGTTCGTTTGCTTCGGGAGCTGGTGCCACTTCACG
It includes:
- the LOC103722733 gene encoding scopoletin glucosyltransferase-like, which encodes MASATEEEASKLRVFFIPFFASGHMIPMTDLARLFAGRPGVEPTIVVTPANAALIRPTLDRSAADGRPVRLLLYPFPSVGLPPGVENLSTATASEAWRVYKAVDLAQEAHDQLLRHHHPDAIVADVPLWWTTPIAADLGIPRVTFHAVGVFPQLAMNNLTKIRSKIREVENGSEQIAVPDFPGPPITIPMSELPEFLRSPDHLTEAWDRLKEAQLESYGVVVNTFHELEPEYCDLFRKVDCKRAWFVGPVALSYGEGAKERGGGGTAAEGGNRCLKWLDTKEEGSVAFVCFGSWCHFTAEQLREVAAGLEASGKAFLWAVRGTTEEAAKTEEWMPEGWEERVGERGLVVRGWAPQVAILEHKAVGAFLTHCGWNSVLEAAVAGVPMLTWPLAFEQFINERLVVEVMGAGKRVWDGFRSTLAEERVVVPGEAIGRTVSGFMEPGGEGARAKRRAREYAAMARAAVAEGGSAHRDLGGLVDELVAMKNDRKMTGHERETR